Proteins co-encoded in one Setaria viridis chromosome 9, Setaria_viridis_v4.0, whole genome shotgun sequence genomic window:
- the LOC117837833 gene encoding nuclear transport factor 2, whose product MAGQAGNPANHHISPHVIGGAFVQQYYHILHEQPDQVHKFYQESSMLGRPESNGTMVYVTTLGNINEKIMSMDFRNCLTEIETADAQLSHEDGVLIVVTGSLTSDEGVCRRFTQSFFLAPQESGGYFVLNDVFRFISERKPAEINQVVTQENESSQNGRSASESCSALPEPTPADRSVISDHVTTENIVTERQISNPPVNGTAVENNVHAEPPVQVAKEDPKKAPVAAPPPPAPTPTDVTKKSYASIVKDMKEGPPTPQVAKTTPSVAKQKPAPKPVSKAVEGPEKSSAKPTQANETSDGIVAQNNSSRNEPGYSIFIKNLPFSANIEIVEEEFKRFGTIKPGGVQVRHNKDDRFVFGFVQYESQQSMQAAIEASPIHMEEKEVHIEAKRANSRGGRFQSGRGVYHGDNFRGRGGSYVDNANYRGSDNFNRRNEGEGYNRRNDGDFYNRRNDGEIYRRNDGEIYNRRNDGENYNRRNDGDNYNIRNERSDGDNYNRRNERSDGENFNRRNDGENFNRRNDGENYNRRNDGGENFNRRNDGGENFNRRNNFRNHNEFSGRGRGPPPPGNGYHQNGNGLHPARPFQNGNGRFGRVNSGPKQSPVAV is encoded by the exons ATGGCAGGGCAAGCAGGAAACCCAGCAAACCATCATATAAGTCCCCACGTG ATAGGCGGCGCGTTTGTTCAGCAATATTATCACATTCTACATGAGCAACCAGATCAAGTGCACAAGTTTTACCAAGAATCAAGTATGCTTGGTCGACCAGAGTCCAATGGAACCATGGTGTATGTAACCACTCTTGGT aacatcaatgaaAAAATTATGTCTATGGACTTCAGGAATTGCTTAACAGAGATAGAGACGGCTGATGCGCAGTTATCTCACGAGGATGGTGTGCTCATTGTTGTTACTGGATCCTTGACTTCAGATGAAGGCGTTTGCCGTAGGTTTACCCAGTCATTCTTCCTAGCTCCACAAGAAAGTGGTGGCTATTTCGTTCTCAACGATGTGTTTAGGTTTATATCAGAAAGGAAACCGGCTGAAATTAATCAAGTTGTTACTCAAGAAAATGAAAGTAGTCAGAATGGTAGATCTGCATCTGAATCATGTTCAGCATTACCAGAACCTACTCCAGCTGACAGGAGTGTGATCTCAGACCATGTGACAACTGAGAATATTGTCACGGAGAGGCAAATTAGCAACCCCCCTGTTAATGGAACTGCTGTTGAAAATAATGTTCATGCCGAGCCACCTGTGCAAGTGGCCAAAGAGGATCCTAAAAAGGCCCCAgtcgctgctcctccccctcctgctccaaCTCCGACAGATGTTACTAAGAAATCTTATGCATCCATT GTGAAGGACATGAAGGAGGGCCCACCGACTCCACAAGTTGCCAAAACAACTCCATCAGTTGCCAAACAAAAGCCAGCTCCTAAGCCAGTGTCCAAGGCTGTCGAAGGCCCGGAAAAATCATCTGCGAAACCTACCCAAGCTAATGAAACCAGTGATGGGATTGTTGCCCAAAACAACTCTTCTCGCAATG AGCCAGGCTATTcaattttcatcaaaaatttGCCTTTCAGTGCAAATATTGAAATTGTCGAGGAGGAGTTCAAGAGATTTGGCACTATAAAGCCAGGAGGCGTCCAAGTCCGGCACAACAAG GATGATCGTTTTGTCTTTGGCTTTGTCCAGTACGAGTCCCAGCAGTCTATGCAAGCAGCAATTGAG GCATCTCCGATTCATATGGAGGAGAAAGAAGTCCATATTGAGGCGAAAAGAGCCAATTCACGAG GTGGTCGTTTCCAATCTGGCAGGGGGGTGTACCATGGTGATAACTTCAGGGGACGTGGTGGCAGCTATGTGGACAATGCAAACTATAGAGGCAGCGACAACTTCAATCGCAGGAATGAAGGCGAGGGCTACAACCGCAGGAACGATGGAGACTTCTACAACCGCAGGAACGATGGAGAGATCTACCGCAGGAACGATGGAGAGATCTACAACCGCAGGAACGATGGAGAGAACTACAACCGCAGGAATGATGGCGATAACTACAACATCAGGAACGAGCGGAGTGATGGTGATAACTACAACCGCAGGAACGAGAGGAGTGATGGTGAGAACTTCAACCGCAGGAATGACGGTGAGAACTTCAACCGCAGGAATGATGGTGAGAACTACAACAGAAGGAACGATGGTGGCGAGAACTTCAACCGCAGGAACGATGGTGGCGAGAACTTCAACCGCAGGAACAACTTCAGAAATCACAATGAGTTCTCTGGTCGTGGACGGGGGCCACCTCCACCAGGGAATGGTTACCACCAGAATGGGAATGGTCTCCACCCAGCTCGACCCTTCCAGAATGGGAACGGGAGGTTCGGCCGTGTCAACAGTGGCCCTAAGCAATCGCCAGTTGCTGTGTAG
- the LOC117837108 gene encoding ninja-family protein 6 translates to MASRDFLGAFGGGGVRGGGEGARPQAEDAAAGGAAGGESDDVELSLGLSLGGRFGTEAKRQRLARSSSIASVCSVSSLDGDDADPSPAAPLPLLRTSSLPTETEEERWRRREMQSRRRLEARRKRVERRNSMGGAPPSAPPKPGGEATATAAANGVQLRRSVGSQGSNSVNTAEQGIGGSAVCQSTDSKSPSTSDNTNQNNMLPPTKATEKPQNGTSTEQPRLRTLGSLTTRTSSCSDIRKIMMEDMPMVSSKVEGPNARRIDGFLYRYKKGEDVRIVCVCHGSFLTPAEFVKHAGGGDVSNPLRHIVVNPSPFS, encoded by the exons ATGGCGTCCAGGGACTTCCTGGGCGcattcggcggcggcggcgtccgaggCGGGGGCGAGGGGGCGCGGCCACAGGcagaggacgcggcggcgggcggcgcggctggcGGCGAGTCGGACGACGTCGAGCTCAGCCTCGGGCTCTCCCTCGGCGGCCGCTTCGGCACCGAGGCCAAGCGCCAGCGCCTCGCGCGgtcctcctccatcgcctccGTCTGCTCCGTCTCCTccctcgacggcgacgacgccgacccgtccccggccgcgccgctcccGCTGCTGCGCACCAGCTCGCTGCCCACCgagaccgaggaggagcgctggcgccgccgcgaGATGCAGAGCAGGCGCCGCCTCGAGGCGCGGCGGAAGCGCGTCGAGCGCAGGAACTCCATGGGCGGCGCCCCGCCCTCGGCGCCGCCCAAGCCAGGCGGCGAGGCGACCGCGACCGCTGCCGCCAACGGCGTGCAACTCAGGAGGTCCGTCGGCTCGCAGGGGAGCAACTCTGTCAACACCGCGGAGCAAG GTATTGGTGGAAGCGCAGTTTGCCAGTCCACTGACTCAAAGAGTCCATCAACCTCTGATAATACAAATCAAAATAATATGCTTCCTCCAACCAAAGCAACTGAGAAGCCACAAAATGGCACTTCGACAGAGCAGCCTCGGCTGCGGACGCTTGGGTCCCTGACAACGAGAACGAGCAGCTGCAGTGATATCAGGAAGATTATGATGGAGGACATGCCAATGGTCTCATCCAAGGTGGAAGGTCCTAATGCCAGGAGGATCGACGGTTTCCTGTACAGGTACAAGAAAGGTGAGGACGTGAGGATAGTCTGCGTCTGCCATGGTAGCTTCCTCACTCCGGCAGAGTTTGTGAAGCACGCTGGCGGCGGAGATGTGTCGAACCCGCTTAGGCATATCGTTGTCAACCCCTCGCCGTTCTCCTGA
- the LOC117837107 gene encoding nucleolar complex-associated protein 3 — protein MGKRSGAKKKDKKNKVILPPELPPEVDDEEVYVSEEDIDFYGRHRFHTFDQKSIDRYVGRTAGHDEAEVERLYEERNKRKATDASRRPQEEDDDLEVDPVDALPIKTLQGELVYNKAKKARYEENTGSMKSKAQENGADAKQSIKKEPTGKSKNKKGDDKVKNTQSQTEVPKGKLHSDVLEEVKEELSAEELFEKKKAQLAELGMAMLEDPELNIRSLNDMLSISNDKDQKVVKLGLMSLLAVFKDIIPSYRIRQLTEKELAVEVSKEVKKTRYYEYTLLRCYKTYLQKLISLEKQRHFYPVAVRCMCALLDTAPHFNFRESLLASVVKNLSSSDDVVRKMCCETIRSIFINEGKHRGEATIEAVRLIADHVKLNDCQLHPDSIEVFLSLRFDEDLGEHETEEQKVKPKKNKRWQNQEAPKQLPVSDKKKTRRELISKAREEVDADLRAVSFTLDPKERKGIQRETLSALFETYFRILKHTMSTSNLRSKANIVSPGASHPLLAPCLEGLGKFSHLIDLDFMGELISCLKKLSGYSDRQDETPHDNTLSVSERMQCCIVAFKVWRSNLEALNVDLQDFFVQLYNLILEYRPDRDRGEVLADALKTLLWEGRQQDMLRAAAFIKRLATFALSFGSAEAIAALITLKHLLQKNSKCRNMLENDSGGGSLSSLVAKYNPEAKDPYLSGALASVLWELSLLEKHYDISVSSMASNILSMANLNPTQNPVPILNVNPLEAYRDLSIERELSKPASKALSLNLKKKRRGKEFVVLSPDVLQKADCSVDKDKLEEKLQNHFAVLRGISENERLRAELNHTLSSINMYKEYKKQKKNTKSKIVRKKVARV, from the exons ATGGGGAAGAGGAgcggcgccaagaagaaggacaagaagaACAAGGTCATCCTCCcgccggagctgccgccggaggtcgacgacgaggaggtCTACGTCTCCGAGGAAGACATCGACTTCTACGGGCGCCACAGATTCCACACCTTCGACCAGAAGTCCATCGACAG GTACGTCGGGAGGACCGCAGGCCACGACGAGGCCGAGGTCGAGCGCCTCTATGAAGAGCGCAACAAGAGGAAGGCCACCGACGCCTCGAGGAGACCccaggaggaggatgacgattTGGAGGTGGACCCCGTTGACGCGCTCCCCATCAAGACCCTGCAAGGGGAGCTCGTCTACAACAAAG CAAAGAAAGCAAGGTACGAAGAAAATACTGGCAGCATGAAGTCTAAAGCTCAAGAGAATGGTGCTGATGCCAAGCAGAGTATTAAAAAAGAACCGACGGGCAAGTCTAAAAACAAAAAGGGAGATGATAAAGTGAAAAATACGCAATCTCAAACTGAAGTTCCAAAGGGGAAGCTACACTCAGATGTGCTG GAAGAAGTGAAGGAGGAACTTTCAGCTGAGGAATTATTCGAAAAAAAGAAAGCCCAACTTGCTGAGTTGGGGATGGCTATGCTTGAAGATCCTGAGTTGAATATTAGATCTCTGAATGATATGTTAAGCATAAGCAATGACAAAGACCAAAAGGTCGTTAAACTTGGTCTGATGTCCTTGCTTGCTGTGTTTAAGGACATTATTCCAAG TTATCGGATTAGGCAGCTGACAGAAAAGGAGCTAGCAGTAGAAGTTTCGAAAGAAGTGAAGAAGACTAGATATTATGAGTACACACTTCTCCGCTGTTACAAG ACATATCTACAGAAATTGATATCATTGGAGAAGCAACGCCACTTTTATCCTGTGGCTGTTCGATGCATGTGTGCTTTATTGGATACAGCTCCACATTTTAACTTCCGTGAAAGCCTGTTGGCCAGTGTGGTGAAAAATTTAAGCTCCTCAGATGATGTAGTAAG GAAAATGTGTTGTGAAACAATAAGATCAATATTTATAAATGAAGGAAAACATCGTGGCGAGGCAACAATTGAAGCAGTAAGGTTGATTGCAGATCATGTGAAGCTCAATGATTGCCAGCTCCATCCTGATAGCATTGAG GTCTTTCTGTCTTTGAgatttgatgaagatcttgGAGAACATGAAACCGAGGAGCAAAAGGTGAAACCAAAGAAGAATAAACGTTGGCAAAATCAGGAGGCCCCAAAGCAATTGCCTGTTAGCGATAAAAAGAAAACCAGACGGGAACTGATCTCAAAAGCTAGAGAGGAG GTTGATGCAGATCTTAGGGCGGTTTCCTTCACCCTTGATCCCAAGGAGAGAAAAGGGATACAAAGAGAAACACTTTCTGCTCTGTTTGAGACTTACTTCCGTATTTTGAAGCATACCATGAGCACTTCAAACCTAAG GTCCAAGGCCAATATTGTCTCACCTGGTGCCTCACACCCACTACTCGCTCCATGCTTGGAGGGCTTAGGAAAATTCTCACATTTAATTGATTTGGATTTCATGGGTGAACTTATCTCTTGCCTCAAGAAACTTTCTGGGTACAGCGACCGTCAGGATGAAACACCCCATGATAACACACTGTCTGTCTCAGAACGCATGCAATGCTGCATAGTTGCCTTTAAAGTCTGGAGGAGCAACCTTGAGGCATTGAATGTAGACCTGCAGGATTTCTTTGTACAGCTCTATAACCTCATATTGGAGTATCGTCCTGACAG GGATCGTGGTGAGGTGTTGGCAGATGCTCTAAAGACACTTCTTTGGGAAGGCAGGCAGCAGGATATGCTAAGAGCTGCTGCTTTCATTAAACGTTTGGCCACATTTGCTCTCTCATTTGGCTCTGCAGAAGCCATAGCAG CATTAATCACACTGAAGCATCTCCTGCAAAAGAATAGCAAGTGCCGTAACATGTTGGAAAATGATTCTGGTGGTGGTTCTCTTTCTTCCTTAGTTGCG AAATACAACCCCGAGGCAAAAGATCCATATCTGAGTGGCGCACTGGCGTCGGTCCTTTGGGAGCTCAGCCTCCTGGAGAAGCACTACGATATCTCTGTTTCTTCAATGGCATCGAATATCTTGAGCATGGCAAATTTGAATCCCACCCAGAACCCTGTTCCGATTTTGAATGTGAACCCCCTGGAAGCATATAGAGACTTGTCAATTGAACGGGAATTATCAAAGCCAGCGAGCAAAGCATTGTCACTGAATCTCAAAAAGAAACGGCGTGGCAAGGAGTTTGTTGTGCTAAGCCCAGATGTGCTTCAGAAGGCAGATTGCTCTGTGGATAAAGACAAGCTTGAAGAGAAGTTGCAGAACCATTTTGCAGTACTAAGAGGTATCTCGGAGAATGAGAGGTTGCGGGCCGAGTTGAACCACACATTGTCATCCATAAACATGTACAAGGAgtacaagaagcagaagaaaaacACGAAATCGAAGATCGTTAGGAAAAAAGTAGCAAGGGTTTAG
- the LOC117836973 gene encoding uncharacterized protein isoform X2 produces the protein MDAVVCGTCGSGSSPHLIVNCAGCNASEHRYCMKVLTYVIPNEWYCAGCQEYANGCPNPSQGGQTELQKPWHGCDKMKERETANMHLSHNNVAHQINPRSSNKFGNAKVKFISSEEVALLNRGRPPYVRSRFAVCPSKGHPSSPPNTKHSPNLKCISPSRSDTQVQALKRCAAASHDQTKIEDRSYFAKCQRKIHPASPPSVKQPSSMKSISPSRSDMQFQTLKQCAAASRDPAKIEGRPDFAMRRSQVHPASPPHVTLSASGSDTGSKSEAESLNQNRGVILSINPSMEYTRRPPPAICWMGCFHVSDVGINLNLGRFKAQFPSKVSSKVYDIVKMIPSNLELELLPRMNDWPKSFEACRPVYEDIGLFFFPNEPDGRKKHSYLFEESNNYVLRARINGIKLLIYSSEVLPHDSQWIDGECYLWGVFVRLEGKSVPRQFGPTTT, from the exons ATG GATGCCGTGGTGTGTGGGACATGTGGCAGTGGTAGCAGCCCTCATCTGATTGTAAACTGTGCTGGGTGCAATGCTTCTGAGCACCG TTATTGTATGAAGGTGTTGACATATGTGATTCCAAATGAATGGTATTGTGCTGGATGCCAGGAGTATGCTAACGGGTGCCCAAATCCTAGTCAAG GTGGGCAAACTGAGCTCCAAAAGCCATGGCATGGTTGTGATAAGATGAAGGAAAGGGAAACTGCGAACATGCACCTCAGTCACAACAATGTGGCACATCAAATTAATCCCAGATCTTCAAATAAATTTGGAAATGCTAAGGTGAAATTCATTTCTTCAGAAGAAGTGGCATTATTGAATAGAGGGAGGCCACCATATGTTAGGTCAAGATTTGCTGTGTGCCCAAGTAAAGGTCATCCGTCATCACCTCCAAATACAAAACATTCGCCCAATTTGAAGTGCATATCCCCCAGCAGGAGTGACACACAAGTGCAAGCCCTGAAACGATGTGCTGCTGCAAGTCATGATCAAACAAAAATTGAGGATAGGTCATATTTTGCTAAGTGCCAAAGGAAGATTCATCCTGCATCTCCTCCAAGTGTGAAGCAGCCATCCAGTATGAAGTCAATATCCCCCAGTAGGAGTGATATGCAATTCCAAACCCTGAAACAATGTGCTGCTGCAAGTCGTGATCCAGCAAAGATTGAGGGCAGGCCAGATTTTGCTATGCGGCGAAGTCAAGTTCATCCTGCGTCTCCTCCACATGTGACATTATCTGCTTCAG GCAGTGATACTGGAAGCAAATCTGAAGCGGAGTCTCTGAACCAGAATAGAGGTGTGATACTCTCCATCAATCCAAGTATGGAGTATACAAGACGCCCACCACCTGCAATTTGTTGGAT GGGATGCTTTCATGTCTCTGATGTTGGCATAAATCTTAACCTTGGTAGATTCAAAGCTCAGTTTCCATCAAAAGTGTCATCCAAAGTTTATGATATTGTGAAGATGATACCCAGTAATCTAGAGTTGGAGTTATTACCTCGAATGAATGACTGGCCAAAGTCTTTTGAGGCTTGTCGTCCAGTTTATGAAGACATCGGTTTGTTCTTCTTTCCTAATGAACCTGATGG GCGTAAAAAGCACTCTTATCTTTTCGAAGAATCCAATAATTATGTTCTAAGGGCACGTATTAATGGCATAAAGTTGTTGATATATTCGTCAGAAGTGCTTCCGCATGACTCTCAAT GGATAGATGGTGAGTGCTACTTATGGGGAGTTTTTGTGAGGTTGGAGGGAAAGAGCGTACCTCGGCAATTTGGTCCAACCACTACATGA
- the LOC117836973 gene encoding uncharacterized protein isoform X1: protein MDAVVCGTCGSGSSPHLIVNCAGCNASEHRYCMKVLTYVIPNEWYCAGCQEYANGCPNPSQGGQTELQKPWHGCDKMKERETANMHLSHNNVAHQINPRSSNKFGNAKVKFISSEEVALLNRGRPPYVRSRFAVCPSKGHPSSPPNTKHSPNLKCISPSRSDTQVQALKRCAAASHDQTKIEDRSYFAKCQRKIHPASPPSVKQPSSMKSISPSRSDMQFQTLKQCAAASRDPAKIEGRPDFAMRRSQVHPASPPHVTLSASVGSDTGSKSEAESLNQNRGVILSINPSMEYTRRPPPAICWMGCFHVSDVGINLNLGRFKAQFPSKVSSKVYDIVKMIPSNLELELLPRMNDWPKSFEACRPVYEDIGLFFFPNEPDGRKKHSYLFEESNNYVLRARINGIKLLIYSSEVLPHDSQWIDGECYLWGVFVRLEGKSVPRQFGPTTT, encoded by the exons ATG GATGCCGTGGTGTGTGGGACATGTGGCAGTGGTAGCAGCCCTCATCTGATTGTAAACTGTGCTGGGTGCAATGCTTCTGAGCACCG TTATTGTATGAAGGTGTTGACATATGTGATTCCAAATGAATGGTATTGTGCTGGATGCCAGGAGTATGCTAACGGGTGCCCAAATCCTAGTCAAG GTGGGCAAACTGAGCTCCAAAAGCCATGGCATGGTTGTGATAAGATGAAGGAAAGGGAAACTGCGAACATGCACCTCAGTCACAACAATGTGGCACATCAAATTAATCCCAGATCTTCAAATAAATTTGGAAATGCTAAGGTGAAATTCATTTCTTCAGAAGAAGTGGCATTATTGAATAGAGGGAGGCCACCATATGTTAGGTCAAGATTTGCTGTGTGCCCAAGTAAAGGTCATCCGTCATCACCTCCAAATACAAAACATTCGCCCAATTTGAAGTGCATATCCCCCAGCAGGAGTGACACACAAGTGCAAGCCCTGAAACGATGTGCTGCTGCAAGTCATGATCAAACAAAAATTGAGGATAGGTCATATTTTGCTAAGTGCCAAAGGAAGATTCATCCTGCATCTCCTCCAAGTGTGAAGCAGCCATCCAGTATGAAGTCAATATCCCCCAGTAGGAGTGATATGCAATTCCAAACCCTGAAACAATGTGCTGCTGCAAGTCGTGATCCAGCAAAGATTGAGGGCAGGCCAGATTTTGCTATGCGGCGAAGTCAAGTTCATCCTGCGTCTCCTCCACATGTGACATTATCTGCTTCAG TAGGCAGTGATACTGGAAGCAAATCTGAAGCGGAGTCTCTGAACCAGAATAGAGGTGTGATACTCTCCATCAATCCAAGTATGGAGTATACAAGACGCCCACCACCTGCAATTTGTTGGAT GGGATGCTTTCATGTCTCTGATGTTGGCATAAATCTTAACCTTGGTAGATTCAAAGCTCAGTTTCCATCAAAAGTGTCATCCAAAGTTTATGATATTGTGAAGATGATACCCAGTAATCTAGAGTTGGAGTTATTACCTCGAATGAATGACTGGCCAAAGTCTTTTGAGGCTTGTCGTCCAGTTTATGAAGACATCGGTTTGTTCTTCTTTCCTAATGAACCTGATGG GCGTAAAAAGCACTCTTATCTTTTCGAAGAATCCAATAATTATGTTCTAAGGGCACGTATTAATGGCATAAAGTTGTTGATATATTCGTCAGAAGTGCTTCCGCATGACTCTCAAT GGATAGATGGTGAGTGCTACTTATGGGGAGTTTTTGTGAGGTTGGAGGGAAAGAGCGTACCTCGGCAATTTGGTCCAACCACTACATGA
- the LOC117836973 gene encoding uncharacterized protein isoform X3 translates to MKVLTYVIPNEWYCAGCQEYANGCPNPSQGGQTELQKPWHGCDKMKERETANMHLSHNNVAHQINPRSSNKFGNAKVKFISSEEVALLNRGRPPYVRSRFAVCPSKGHPSSPPNTKHSPNLKCISPSRSDTQVQALKRCAAASHDQTKIEDRSYFAKCQRKIHPASPPSVKQPSSMKSISPSRSDMQFQTLKQCAAASRDPAKIEGRPDFAMRRSQVHPASPPHVTLSASVGSDTGSKSEAESLNQNRGVILSINPSMEYTRRPPPAICWMGCFHVSDVGINLNLGRFKAQFPSKVSSKVYDIVKMIPSNLELELLPRMNDWPKSFEACRPVYEDIGLFFFPNEPDGRKKHSYLFEESNNYVLRARINGIKLLIYSSEVLPHDSQWIDGECYLWGVFVRLEGKSVPRQFGPTTT, encoded by the exons ATGAAGGTGTTGACATATGTGATTCCAAATGAATGGTATTGTGCTGGATGCCAGGAGTATGCTAACGGGTGCCCAAATCCTAGTCAAG GTGGGCAAACTGAGCTCCAAAAGCCATGGCATGGTTGTGATAAGATGAAGGAAAGGGAAACTGCGAACATGCACCTCAGTCACAACAATGTGGCACATCAAATTAATCCCAGATCTTCAAATAAATTTGGAAATGCTAAGGTGAAATTCATTTCTTCAGAAGAAGTGGCATTATTGAATAGAGGGAGGCCACCATATGTTAGGTCAAGATTTGCTGTGTGCCCAAGTAAAGGTCATCCGTCATCACCTCCAAATACAAAACATTCGCCCAATTTGAAGTGCATATCCCCCAGCAGGAGTGACACACAAGTGCAAGCCCTGAAACGATGTGCTGCTGCAAGTCATGATCAAACAAAAATTGAGGATAGGTCATATTTTGCTAAGTGCCAAAGGAAGATTCATCCTGCATCTCCTCCAAGTGTGAAGCAGCCATCCAGTATGAAGTCAATATCCCCCAGTAGGAGTGATATGCAATTCCAAACCCTGAAACAATGTGCTGCTGCAAGTCGTGATCCAGCAAAGATTGAGGGCAGGCCAGATTTTGCTATGCGGCGAAGTCAAGTTCATCCTGCGTCTCCTCCACATGTGACATTATCTGCTTCAG TAGGCAGTGATACTGGAAGCAAATCTGAAGCGGAGTCTCTGAACCAGAATAGAGGTGTGATACTCTCCATCAATCCAAGTATGGAGTATACAAGACGCCCACCACCTGCAATTTGTTGGAT GGGATGCTTTCATGTCTCTGATGTTGGCATAAATCTTAACCTTGGTAGATTCAAAGCTCAGTTTCCATCAAAAGTGTCATCCAAAGTTTATGATATTGTGAAGATGATACCCAGTAATCTAGAGTTGGAGTTATTACCTCGAATGAATGACTGGCCAAAGTCTTTTGAGGCTTGTCGTCCAGTTTATGAAGACATCGGTTTGTTCTTCTTTCCTAATGAACCTGATGG GCGTAAAAAGCACTCTTATCTTTTCGAAGAATCCAATAATTATGTTCTAAGGGCACGTATTAATGGCATAAAGTTGTTGATATATTCGTCAGAAGTGCTTCCGCATGACTCTCAAT GGATAGATGGTGAGTGCTACTTATGGGGAGTTTTTGTGAGGTTGGAGGGAAAGAGCGTACCTCGGCAATTTGGTCCAACCACTACATGA